In one window of Gammaproteobacteria bacterium DNA:
- a CDS encoding DUF2062 domain-containing protein: MPKRWLKQWMPDSHTLRNHRHINLFGKLLHDPNLWHFNRRSVSGGFAVGLFVAFMPIPFQMVFAAAIAIGSRVNLVVSATLCWVTNPITIPPFFYTAYLIGNSLLGRKSGNFNFEMSWAWLQNSLGTVWQPFLLGCFIMAVTAAIFGNLAIRAMWRWQVTQNWITRRKLRRIKKKAEAYLKNTQSDEPKNH, encoded by the coding sequence ATGCCAAAACGATGGCTAAAACAATGGATGCCAGATAGCCATACCTTACGTAACCATCGTCACATCAACCTGTTTGGCAAGTTACTGCATGACCCCAATCTATGGCATTTTAACCGTCGCTCGGTATCGGGTGGTTTCGCTGTTGGCTTGTTTGTCGCCTTCATGCCAATCCCTTTCCAAATGGTTTTTGCCGCTGCCATCGCTATTGGCTCACGCGTCAATCTCGTGGTTTCAGCAACCTTATGCTGGGTGACTAACCCCATTACCATACCGCCATTTTTTTATACTGCCTATCTCATTGGTAATTCATTACTGGGCAGAAAAAGCGGCAACTTTAACTTCGAAATGTCGTGGGCCTGGCTACAAAACAGTCTTGGTACAGTCTGGCAGCCCTTTCTGTTGGGCTGCTTCATTATGGCAGTAACTGCTGCGATATTTGGTAACCTAGCAATACGTGCAATGTGGCGTTGGCAAGTCACTCAAAATTGGATTACTCGGCGCAAGCTTCGCCGTATCAAGAAAAAAGCAGAAGCTTATTTAAAAAATACACAAAGTGATGAGCCGAAAAACCATTGA